DNA from Longimicrobium sp.:
GGGGCGGAAGTAGCGCGCCGTGGAGGGCATGAGCTGCGTGTAGCCCACCGCGCCCACCGGGCTCACCGCGCGGTGGTTGAACTCGCTTTCCGTGGCCACCAGCCCGAAGGCCAGCTTCGGGTCGATCCCCTCCGCCTGCGCGATCTCCTCGATCCGCGCGGCCAGGTCGGCAGGAATTCCGTAGGTGGAAGAGTTTGCGGTGACCCGCTCCAGCCGCTCGATCTGCACGCGCTGCAGGTCGACCACGCCCTGGAGCGTGGGCGCCCCGAACTGCCGCATCAGCGTCCCACCCTCCACCTCGCCCGCCCCGGACGCCCGAAGTCCAAGCAGGAACGCGAGAACCACCGTTCCGATGCCCAGAATGGCGCTTTTGACCGTGGCGGAGATGTCCCAATGCTGATGTTTGCGCGCTTCGACGTCGGCCTGCAGCTTCAACAGGAGTGACTGCATTCCGGCTCCTCCGGTTCAGGGTTGGCGTGGGGCACAGAGGCAAGGGACGTGCCCCGTCAGCCGCCTTCCGTTTCCACCGTCCAGGTTCCGGAGCGCCCGCCTTCCTTGCGCAGGAGCCGGATCCCGCCCAGTTGCATCCCGCGGTCGCGCGCCTTGCACATGTCGTAAACGGTGAGCAGCGCGCACGTTACCGCGGTGAGCGCCTCCATCTCCACCCCCGTCTTCGCCTCCACCCGCGCCGTCGCCACGGCCCGCACGCCGGGGAGCGCCGCGTCGGGCTCCAGATCGACCTCTACCGAGTCCAGGGGGAGGGGGTGGCAGAGGGGGATCAGGTCCGCCGTGCGCTTGGCGCCCATGATCCCGGCCAGGCGCGCCACGCCCAGCACATCTCCTTTGGGCGCCCTCCCTTCCACGATGGCGGCGAGCGTCTCCGGCGCCATGCGGACGTGCCCCTCGGCCACCGCCAGGCGCCGGCTGACCGCCTTTTCGCCGACGTCGACCATGCGTGGCCGGCCCTGCTCGTCCAGGTGGGTGAACCCCGCTTCGGTCATCGGCTGAGTCCCCTCGGCGGAAGCGCGTGTGCTGTAACGATCCGTTCCGATGCGTGCAACTCCTCCCGCGGTAGCTTCTCGCCGCGACCGCCGTCTTGCAAGTGCACGGAGAGATTCATACGTTCGTGAATAAATGATTGTCCGATTCCACCCGACCGCCTTCTCCCGATCCCGGTACCGCATGCTCTTCCGACTCGCCGCCCTCCTCGCGGTCGTGGCGCTCGTCTGCGCCGGGTCCACGCCCGCGGCCGCCCAGCAACCGTGCCAGTCGCTCAACCCTCGCTGCACGAACTACGCTCCTTTCGTGGCGGTCACGCCGGCCGGCGGGACGTACACGACCCCGTACGTGACGGTGACGGTGGAGTTCAGCGACGACTCGGGGCTGAACTTCGGGAGCTTCCAGGCGAAGCTGAACGGGCACGTGATCCAGGGCGGGCTGGCCGGCGCGGGGACGGAGGGCTCCACCGTCCTGGGCCTGGACCTGGCGCCGGGGGTGAACACGCTGGAGGTCAGCGTCTGCGACCTGACCGGGAAGTGCGACGCGGGGGGCGGCAGCTACACCTACACGCAGCCGCCCCCGGCGCAGTGGCACGCGGACCCGCTCATCAGCCTGGCGCCGTACAGCGAGGGCGTGCGGACGGTCTCGCCGTTCGACGCGGTGCAGACCTACACGACTCCCGCGTACGTGAGCAAGGACGTGCCGCGCTCGGTCACCCTGGTCTACACGGGCGCGCAGGCGCAGGCGCGCGCCTTCGTGCAGGTGGACGCCTTCGACAACTCGCAGGAGAAGCCGGCGACCCTCTCCATCCAGGTGCTGGACGCCGCCGGGAACCCGGTCACGGGCGAGCGGCACTACAGCGTCGAGGGGGCGGCCACCCACCGCCTGGCGGCCACCTGGACCGCGCCCCACCTTCCCACCGGCGCCTACACCTACCTCGTGGCGGTACGCTCCCACTGGGCGGGCGACACGCGGACTTCGACCGTCCCCGTGCGGGTGCTGATCGTCAACGAGCAGGGGAGCCGCTTCGGGGCGGGGTGGTCGGTGGCGGGGCTGCAGCGCCTGCACTTCCGCGGCGACAGCGTGATGGTGACCAACGGCGACGGCTCGGCGGTCTACTTCGCCAAGAACGGCTTCACCATCTGGAAGCGGCCCGAAGGGGAGTGGAGCGAGCTGACCCGGCCCGACTCGCTCTGGCACCGCCGCTGGCCCGACGGCACCGAGGCGGTCTTCTCCGGCGACGGTTACCTGAAGTACGTGACCGACCGCTTCCAGAACACCACTTCCTTCTCCTGGACCTGGACCGCCGACGGCGCGCGGGTCCCGTACCAGATCGTCGACCCGGTGCAGCAGGCGACCACCTTCGCCTACCACGGGGCGAACGGGACCCACTCGTACAAGCTCGGCGCCATCTACGACCCCGGCGGGCGCGGCACCGGCTTCGCGTACTACGACGGGCAGAACAACCTCACCTACGTCCACGAGGCGGACCAGGGGGTCGGGCTCGTGCTCGGCTACGACGGCGCCCACCGCCTGGTCTCGCGCGCCAACCGCGACGGCGGAACCTGGACGTACGTCTACGACGCGGCGGGCCTGGTGGCGGCGGACAGCCTCCCCACCGTCACGCTGGAGGGCGGAGCGCAGGCGCGGCCCGCCGTGCGCTTCCGCGCGTGGGAGACGGCCCTGCTCTCGCCCGGCCCGGGCGCCGCCCCGCGCGTGGACAGCGCCGCCGCGCGCGCCGAGGTGACCGACCCGCGGGGCGCCGTCACCCGCCTGGCGTTCGACCGCTTCTTCCAGCCCACGCGCGTGGAGGAGCCGCTGGGCGACACCACGCTCATCAGCCGCAACGAACAAGGACAGCCGACGACGGTGGTGCTCCCCACCGGGGCGGTCTCGCGGTACCAGTGGGAAGGGGCCAGCCTGACGCGCTCCTGGGATGCGGAAAGCGGCGGCTTCACCGACTACACCTACGAGACGGCCTACAACCAGCTGGAAACCGTATCGTCGGGCGGGGCCGTGACCACCTACCACTACGGCCCGCGAGGCGAGCTGCGAAAGGTCAGGCTCGGCTCCGACTCCACGCTCTTCGACTACACGCCGGACTGGCGCATCCTGTGGTCGCAGGACGCCGCCGGCCACCGCACCGACTACACCTACCAGCCCACCGGCTTCCGCAACCTGGCCGAGGTGCGCGACCTGGACGCGAGCGGCTCGACGCGGGTGGTCAGCTACGGCTACGATTCGTACGGCCGCGCCGCGACGGTCACCGATGCGGCGGGAACGGTGCAGCGTTTCTACGACCTGATCAACCGCGACACCGCCGTGAGCGACCCGGCCGGGACCACGCGGCTCACTTACCAGGAAACGCAGCTGTACCGGGTGACCGACGCGGCCGGGAAGGCGTACACCTTCCACCACAACCCGCTCGGCTGGCTCACGTCGGAGGTGGACCCGAACGGGCGGCCCCGCAGCTTCGGGTACGACGTGGCGGGCAACGTGGTGCGGGCCACGGACCGCCGCAACCGGACCGTCACCTTCAGCCACGACAGCCTGGGCCGGGTGCTGGCCCGCACGGCCGACGGAGCGACCACCACCTACGAGTATGGCCCGGACCGGCGCTGGGTGTACGCGCACAACGACGTGAGCGCCGACACGATCCGGTTCGACGAACGCGGGCGGCCCACCGACGAGGTGACGATCTTTCCGGGCGTGCCCGGCGGAGTTTTCCGGCGCACGTCCACCTGGAGCGAGGAGGGCCTGCGCGAGAGGCTGGCGTACAACGCCCCGGGGCGCACCCTGCCGGAGATCCGCTTCCGCTACAACGCCTCGCTGCAGCTCGACGGCATCCTGGCGTTCGGCGCCTGGACCAACCTCTACTACAACGACGACGCGCAGGTCGACACCATCTGGCTGCCCAGCGGCGCGCGGCAGACCTTCCAGTACACGGGCACGCACCTGCCCGCGCAGGCGCGCTGGAGCGTGCCGGGGCTGGACGGCAGGCTCGGCTTCCGGTACGGCTTCGACCACCTGGACCGTCTGCTGCTGCGCAACAACGCCTCGGGCAGCACCGAGCGCCGCTACTCGTACGACGCGGTGAGCCGGCTCACCGGCTTCAGCCACCTCGTCGCCACGCCCGGCGACCTGGTGTGCGAGAATCCCTGGCAGCCGAGCACGTGCTACCGGCCGACCGAGTGGGTGGAGACCGACGCGGCCGCGTACTCGTACGACGCGGTGGGGAACCGCACCGACGCCGGGGCGTCGCTGCAGCCCGCGAGCAACCGGTACGCCACCTTCCGCGGCTACGGCTTCGCGTACGACGAGGAAGGCAACCTCACCCGCAAGTACAACGCGAGCTACGACCAGACGCTCTCCTGGAACAGCCTGGGCCAGCTCGAGAGCGTGACCACCAACGGTGTGACCGTCTTCTACGGGTACAACGGCTTCGGCCAGCGGGTGGTCCGCAGCGTGGCGGGCGGCTCGTCCACCTACTCGGTGTACGACGGCGACGACCTGCTGCTGGAGGTGGACCAGAACGGCACCCTGCTGCGGGAGTTCGCCCACTACCCGGGGATCGACCGTCCGCACAGCCTGCGCGCGGCGGACGGCTCGGTCTACTACTATGCGACCGAGTATCCCGGGCACGTCGCGGGCCTCTTCAACTCCAGCAACCAGGTGGTGAACGAGTACCGTCACAACCCGTGGGGGGAGACGGAGGTGGTCACCGAGGGTGTGCCGCAGCCGCTGCGCTACATGGCGCGGGAACTGGACGCGCTCACGGGGCTGTACTACGTGCGCAACCGCTGGTACGACCCGGTGCTGGCGCGCTTCGTCAGCGATGATCCGATCGGGCTGGCGGGAGGGATCAACACGTACGCCTACGTTGGGAACAGTCCCACGAACTACCTTGATCCCCTGGGACTGCTACGGCGGGATGGCTGCATCGACTGGTATCTGATCACCATCAACCGGAGGACCGGCCAGGTCGTCAGCGAAACGTATGTGCGTACCACCTGTCCCGAGGGAGGCAATGGGAACGAGGGACATGACGAAAAGAATCACAGACAATGTCCTCTCCCGCCCCCGCTCCCGCCGGGCGCGAGTGTCGACGACAACGTGAGTCTTGCGCTTCGTGCATGGTGGCTCCGCTGGGTCGAGGGGATCGGAGAGTTGTTGACGATGGCCTGGTTCCGTGACATGGTCGGGAAGAACAAGCCCTGGGACTATCAGCAAAGCACGGGAGGGCTGCGCCCCGAGTACGAGGACGGAGGGAACTTCAACTACGGCGCCACTGGGCGCGCGGTGGGGTTTTCGAGGGGAGATCTGCTGCGGGCCGCCGGATACGTCCAATCCAGAAATCCGTCGGGATCGGCCGCGGGAGACGGGCATTGGTGGGGAAGGGCCCCGTACGGCGACGAGCGCGTCGACCAGGCCTGGATCCGACAGGGGATTCGCTACTACGAGGAAGGATGTTACAAGAAATGAGCTGCGCGAACCGACGTAATCTCTTCGTCGTCGCGATCGTGGGAATGCTGGTGGGGATCACCGGGTGCGTCGACTGCGACAATTGGGTGGTCGAACGAAGCCGGTCGCCGAACCGTGAGTACGACGCGGTGGTGTTCTCCGCGGTCTGCGGCTTCGGGATGTCGGTGAACACCCAGGTCTCGGTAGTGAAGGCAGGGCGGGAGGCGAAGGGGAAAGGCAACGCCCTCTCGGTCATCTTCGCCGACACTGCGGGGACCGCCTCCCGCATCGGGTCGCCGGCGGTCGAGGCACGGTGGCTTGCACCCGACACCCTGAAGCTCACCTACTACCGCTCGGCCAAAGTGCTCAGGAACCCGCCGCGGGTCGG
Protein-coding regions in this window:
- a CDS encoding transglycosylase SLT domain-containing protein, with product MVLAFLLGLRASGAGEVEGGTLMRQFGAPTLQGVVDLQRVQIERLERVTANSSTYGIPADLAARIEEIAQAEGIDPKLAFGLVATESEFNHRAVSPVGAVGYTQLMPSTARYFRPGVARHELFDRDTNLRIGFRFLRTLIDKYDGNVRLALLAYNRGPEKVDQLLRAGEDPDNGYPRLVLRDWSKGRRPR
- the moaC gene encoding cyclic pyranopterin monophosphate synthase MoaC; translation: MTEAGFTHLDEQGRPRMVDVGEKAVSRRLAVAEGHVRMAPETLAAIVEGRAPKGDVLGVARLAGIMGAKRTADLIPLCHPLPLDSVEVDLEPDAALPGVRAVATARVEAKTGVEMEALTAVTCALLTVYDMCKARDRGMQLGGIRLLRKEGGRSGTWTVETEGG
- a CDS encoding RHS repeat-associated core domain-containing protein, translating into MLFRLAALLAVVALVCAGSTPAAAQQPCQSLNPRCTNYAPFVAVTPAGGTYTTPYVTVTVEFSDDSGLNFGSFQAKLNGHVIQGGLAGAGTEGSTVLGLDLAPGVNTLEVSVCDLTGKCDAGGGSYTYTQPPPAQWHADPLISLAPYSEGVRTVSPFDAVQTYTTPAYVSKDVPRSVTLVYTGAQAQARAFVQVDAFDNSQEKPATLSIQVLDAAGNPVTGERHYSVEGAATHRLAATWTAPHLPTGAYTYLVAVRSHWAGDTRTSTVPVRVLIVNEQGSRFGAGWSVAGLQRLHFRGDSVMVTNGDGSAVYFAKNGFTIWKRPEGEWSELTRPDSLWHRRWPDGTEAVFSGDGYLKYVTDRFQNTTSFSWTWTADGARVPYQIVDPVQQATTFAYHGANGTHSYKLGAIYDPGGRGTGFAYYDGQNNLTYVHEADQGVGLVLGYDGAHRLVSRANRDGGTWTYVYDAAGLVAADSLPTVTLEGGAQARPAVRFRAWETALLSPGPGAAPRVDSAAARAEVTDPRGAVTRLAFDRFFQPTRVEEPLGDTTLISRNEQGQPTTVVLPTGAVSRYQWEGASLTRSWDAESGGFTDYTYETAYNQLETVSSGGAVTTYHYGPRGELRKVRLGSDSTLFDYTPDWRILWSQDAAGHRTDYTYQPTGFRNLAEVRDLDASGSTRVVSYGYDSYGRAATVTDAAGTVQRFYDLINRDTAVSDPAGTTRLTYQETQLYRVTDAAGKAYTFHHNPLGWLTSEVDPNGRPRSFGYDVAGNVVRATDRRNRTVTFSHDSLGRVLARTADGATTTYEYGPDRRWVYAHNDVSADTIRFDERGRPTDEVTIFPGVPGGVFRRTSTWSEEGLRERLAYNAPGRTLPEIRFRYNASLQLDGILAFGAWTNLYYNDDAQVDTIWLPSGARQTFQYTGTHLPAQARWSVPGLDGRLGFRYGFDHLDRLLLRNNASGSTERRYSYDAVSRLTGFSHLVATPGDLVCENPWQPSTCYRPTEWVETDAAAYSYDAVGNRTDAGASLQPASNRYATFRGYGFAYDEEGNLTRKYNASYDQTLSWNSLGQLESVTTNGVTVFYGYNGFGQRVVRSVAGGSSTYSVYDGDDLLLEVDQNGTLLREFAHYPGIDRPHSLRAADGSVYYYATEYPGHVAGLFNSSNQVVNEYRHNPWGETEVVTEGVPQPLRYMARELDALTGLYYVRNRWYDPVLARFVSDDPIGLAGGINTYAYVGNSPTNYLDPLGLLRRDGCIDWYLITINRRTGQVVSETYVRTTCPEGGNGNEGHDEKNHRQCPLPPPLPPGASVDDNVSLALRAWWLRWVEGIGELLTMAWFRDMVGKNKPWDYQQSTGGLRPEYEDGGNFNYGATGRAVGFSRGDLLRAAGYVQSRNPSGSAAGDGHWWGRAPYGDERVDQAWIRQGIRYYEEGCYKK